The following coding sequences are from one SAR324 cluster bacterium window:
- a CDS encoding thioredoxin family protein: MSFTLELGATAPDFSVVGTDGKNYSQADFESASTLVIFFTCNHCPFVVGSDEVTRATAEKFQDKGVAFIGINSNSETTNPTDDFDQMVLRMKEHNFPWVYARDASQEVAQAYGALRTPHFYVFDADRKLVYCGRGVDQPRDTSKMQVNDLEKALAEVTAGQLVSVPLANPIGCNVKWLDQDAHWMPADACDLV; the protein is encoded by the coding sequence ATGTCCTTTACTCTTGAACTTGGAGCAACCGCTCCTGATTTTTCTGTAGTTGGTACTGATGGTAAAAACTACAGCCAAGCTGACTTTGAATCTGCCTCCACGCTCGTGATCTTCTTTACCTGCAATCACTGTCCATTCGTCGTCGGATCTGATGAAGTCACACGGGCCACTGCTGAGAAATTTCAGGACAAGGGAGTGGCTTTTATCGGAATCAATTCCAACAGTGAAACGACGAATCCTACTGATGATTTCGATCAGATGGTCTTGCGGATGAAGGAACACAACTTCCCGTGGGTCTATGCGAGGGATGCTTCCCAGGAGGTTGCACAAGCCTACGGGGCGCTACGAACTCCTCACTTCTATGTCTTTGATGCGGATCGCAAGTTGGTGTACTGTGGCCGTGGAGTAGATCAACCGCGCGATACTTCAAAGATGCAGGTCAATGACCTGGAAAAGGCGCTTGCAGAAGTTACGGCTGGACAATTGGTAAGTGTCCCCTTGGCCAATCCAATCGGTTGTAACGTCAAGTGGTTAGATCAAGACGCGCACTGGATGCCAGCGGACGCCTGTGATTTGGTGTGA
- a CDS encoding glucose 1-dehydrogenase, translating into MTTKPNDRLSLTGKTALITGGASGIGLETAKVFARAGAQVVIGDRNEAALQKAQAQLNDQGISLETMFLDVTKEDSVVGVMRKVATLGSYEILVNSAGTGARMEATELPLERWQEVLNINLTGTFLCSREAAKTMLEQGKGSIVNIASIMGLIGGGVYPNPAYQASKGGVVNLTRSLALDWAARGIRVNAVAPAFVRTSLTQSLLAEDKMEEKLLARTPLGRMVETYEVVDAIRFLASDAAAMITGHTLPVDGGWVAQ; encoded by the coding sequence ATGACAACCAAGCCAAACGATCGCCTTTCTCTAACCGGGAAAACAGCACTGATCACTGGGGGAGCCAGTGGCATTGGCCTGGAGACCGCCAAGGTGTTTGCTCGAGCAGGAGCACAGGTAGTGATTGGGGATCGCAACGAAGCCGCTTTACAGAAAGCTCAGGCTCAGCTTAATGATCAGGGAATCTCCCTCGAAACCATGTTTCTGGATGTGACCAAGGAAGATTCCGTTGTGGGGGTCATGAGGAAAGTAGCAACGCTGGGTTCCTATGAGATTTTGGTCAATTCTGCCGGAACAGGAGCCCGGATGGAAGCGACTGAGTTGCCCCTGGAGCGTTGGCAGGAAGTGCTCAACATCAACCTGACGGGGACCTTTCTTTGCTCCAGAGAAGCCGCCAAGACGATGCTCGAGCAAGGCAAGGGGAGTATTGTCAATATTGCTTCGATCATGGGTTTGATTGGAGGTGGAGTCTATCCCAATCCTGCCTATCAGGCCAGCAAGGGAGGAGTAGTCAATCTGACTCGCTCATTAGCGCTGGATTGGGCAGCACGAGGTATTCGGGTCAATGCGGTGGCTCCTGCGTTCGTCAGAACCTCCTTGACTCAAAGCCTGCTGGCAGAAGATAAGATGGAAGAAAAACTACTCGCACGAACGCCACTCGGACGGATGGTAGAAACCTATGAGGTGGTAGATGCAATTCGTTTTCTGGCTAGTGACGCAGCTGCCATGATCACGGGACATACTCTACCTGTTGATGGTGGCTGGGTGGCCCAGTGA
- a CDS encoding DJ-1/PfpI family protein, whose amino-acid sequence MNIGIYIYDQAEVLDFSGPFEVFSVANRLTKLDWNIWLVGASENLVEARGAFKVMPHYSIQNVPVLDLLIVVGGVHLEEVKKREVIDWIRETAEKRQLVASICTGAFLLAEAGLLDSLEVTTHWEEILHLQRNYPNLQVREGVRWIEQGKLFTAAGISAGIDLSLELVSK is encoded by the coding sequence ATGAACATTGGGATCTACATCTACGATCAGGCAGAGGTCTTGGATTTTTCAGGACCTTTCGAGGTGTTCAGTGTTGCCAATCGACTCACAAAATTGGATTGGAATATCTGGCTCGTTGGTGCGAGTGAAAACTTGGTTGAAGCTCGTGGAGCCTTCAAGGTGATGCCTCATTATTCCATCCAGAATGTGCCAGTATTGGATCTGTTGATTGTGGTCGGGGGGGTTCATCTGGAAGAAGTTAAGAAGAGGGAAGTGATCGACTGGATCAGAGAGACTGCTGAAAAAAGACAATTGGTTGCTTCGATTTGTACAGGTGCGTTCCTATTGGCTGAGGCGGGGTTGCTGGATAGCTTGGAAGTGACGACTCACTGGGAAGAGATCTTGCATTTGCAGAGAAATTATCCGAATCTACAGGTTCGAGAGGGTGTTCGCTGGATTGAACAAGGAAAACTGTTCACTGCAGCAGGTATATCCGCTGGGATAGATCTGAGCTTGGAGTTGGTCTCTAAA
- a CDS encoding phytanoyl-CoA dioxygenase family protein, whose translation MTTNAPLSTEAIQQYKEEGYLIPDRQLPESRLTDLMAAVDRVLQANPDVRPEKLVSVHISGLNQEGVRGDEAFMELAKDPVIVDCVEQLIGPDIILWGCQLFCKPGSDGMEVPMHQDGAYWPIRPLATCTVWVALDHVSEENGCMRVVPGSHRHQSLTHQNESREDLVLNQRVNDGRIDPENTVSLELTPGQFSMHDVHLVHGSHPNRSGKRRAGLAIRYMPSTSLFNRDLIDTGTGSGYLINFAQRPLWLIRGENKAGSDLKVGHA comes from the coding sequence ATGACAACCAACGCCCCACTCTCTACTGAAGCGATTCAACAATATAAAGAAGAGGGCTACTTAATCCCAGACCGTCAGTTACCAGAATCACGGTTGACCGATTTAATGGCTGCCGTTGATCGTGTGTTGCAAGCTAATCCTGATGTGCGACCGGAGAAGCTGGTCAGTGTTCACATCAGTGGCTTGAACCAGGAGGGTGTGCGCGGTGATGAGGCTTTCATGGAGTTGGCCAAGGATCCAGTGATCGTGGATTGTGTAGAACAGTTGATTGGTCCCGACATCATTCTGTGGGGATGTCAGCTCTTCTGCAAGCCTGGCTCAGATGGGATGGAAGTGCCGATGCATCAGGATGGCGCCTATTGGCCGATCCGTCCTTTGGCAACTTGTACTGTGTGGGTTGCGTTGGATCATGTGTCCGAAGAGAACGGCTGTATGCGAGTTGTTCCTGGCTCACATCGGCATCAATCGCTGACACATCAAAATGAATCCCGAGAGGATCTTGTGCTCAATCAACGAGTGAATGATGGTCGGATCGATCCAGAAAATACGGTTAGCTTGGAGCTCACGCCAGGACAGTTCTCCATGCATGACGTCCACTTGGTGCATGGCTCCCATCCAAATCGCTCGGGCAAACGACGGGCCGGTCTTGCCATTCGCTACATGCCCTCCACCAGCCTGTTCAACCGAGACTTGATTGATACGGGCACTGGCTCCGGTTATCTGATCAATTTTGCGCAAAGACCTCTTTGGTTGATCCGTGGAGAGAACAAGGCAGGTAGTGATTTAAAGGTTGGTCACGCCTGA